The Flavobacteriales bacterium genome includes the window CGAGGAGCGCGGACTGTGTTTTTGGTGGAGTCCGGTTGATCTCATCGGCCAAAATGATGTTGGCGAACAGGGGCCCTTTAACGAACTTAAAATGGCGATCCTCACCGAGGATCTCGCTACCGATGATATCGCTCGGCATCAAATCCGGGGTAAACTGAATTCTGTTGAATGAAAGCCCCAATGCTTCAGCAATGGTATTGACTAGTAAGGTTTTCGCCAGACCGGGAACACCCACCAAGAGACAGTGTCCCTTGCTGAAAATGCTGATGATCACATCGCGGACCACGTCTTCTTGCCCTACGATTACTTTTCCTATTTCCTTTTTAAGGGCGGCATACTGGCCGACCAAAGCGTCTACCGCTGCGACATCCGAGTGATTCGACATCCTTATAGATCGTTCTTTTTCCAGTTGTACTGGAAGTTGCATTCATAACTGTTTGGCATCACGCGAATGTAGGTATCGTTCAATCGATCTTCGACCCATTCACTTGTGATATCCTGCTGTTTTTTCTGTTTCGCCATCATCTGCAGACGTTGATAATCGTCTTTGAGGTTGGCGCGGTGTGGTTGAGAACGGCTAATAAGCCTCACTAACCGAAAGCCCTGTTGTCCGTTGGGCGTTTGGTAGTTAATTGGGCCGGCGATCTCCCCTACGTTTACTTCTTCAATGGTAAAGTAAACCGAGCGATCCAGCTCGGAGATCTCGAACTTAGTATCGGCAGTTGCCGGATTCACCATGATACCTCCGTTGTTTCGGGTATTCTTATCGTCCGAGTACTCCATGGCAGCTTCTTCGAAGGTCAAAATACCGTCGCTTATGATCAACTTCAGGCTATCCAAAAAGTTCTGAGCTTCCTGCAAATCGTCGGGTGTGATCTTCGGAACGATGAGGATATGGCGCACATCGATCTCCTGACCTCTTTTGGCCTCGAGCTGACAAATGTGATATCCGAATTGCGTTTCAAATACATCACTGATTTCACCCGGTTGAAGTGCGAAAGCCACTCCCTCGAATTCTTTGACGAATTGACCGCGCTTAACCCCTTCGTAAAGTCCACCGTTCTTTGAGGAACCCGGATCCTCCGAATACAGGATGGCCATGGTCGAGAACTTGGAGCCCTCTTCGATCCTTTTCTTGATACCGCGTAACTCTTCCATCGCAGCGGTCTTAGCTTCTTCGCGAACCTCCGGGAACTTCACGATCTGTGCGACTTCGACCTCCGAATTGATCAAAGGCAGGCTATCGTGCGGAATGTCCCTAAAGAACCTGCGCACCTCGGCCGGAGTTACTTCGATTTCCCCTACCACTTCTTGTTGCATTCGCTGAGCGGTCATTTGAGCCCGCATGGAACTGCGCATTTCTTCTTTGATCTCCACAACCGATTGTCCGTAGAATTCCTCGAGCTTCTGGATTCCACCGATCTGCGCTTCGAGCATCGACATCCGGCGATCCATTTCGCTTTTGACTTGCTCATCGGTCACTTCAACGGAATCGATCTCGGCTTGGTTCAAAAGCAATTTCTCGAACATAAGATCCTCAAAGACCTGGCATTTATTGAGGCCCGGTCCGGCCACGCCTTGCTGTTCGTACTGTATATACTGCGATTCGACATCGGATCGCAACACCTTATACCCGCCGATCACGGCTACAACCTGGTCGATGACCTCGCCCGTCGGTTGTGTCATTCCGGCCGTTGAGGCCGCAATAAAAATCAAGAGGGATAAAAACTTATTCGTAGATCTCAAACTCATTCCTTTTCTGCGCGTCTTCGTATAAACGATTTTCCATCTCTTTTATTAGGTTGAGTTTGCGCTGGTGCAAGATAATGTTCTTAATCGTGGGTCGCACGTATTCGAGCGGCGAGTAATTATCGGTCATTTTGAAGTCGAGCAAGTGTATGAAGTAGACCGCCGTAGAATCCTCGATCTCAACGTATTCGTTGCTCCTTAAAAACTGCTCTTGATTGTAGGTTTGCAGCGGCACACGCGTCACGAGATCCATGAACGAGATCCATATGCTGTCGCTCATATACCGCTCCTGTGCGAAGTCGAGCGCGAATTGTTGGCGTTTTTCGATTTCGGCCTCTCGGCCGGATCGGAACCATCGGCGGAAATCAGAGAGTCGCGGGGTGGCGGGGTCGAATTTGTAGTACTCCACGCGAACGATATTTTCTTTCAGCTCGAAATTATCGCTGTTTTGCTCGTAGTACTCGTTAACCTGAGCTTCGGTAATATTGGTATCGAGATATTCTGCGATGAGTTTTTTCTCGTACAGCGATCGAACCAGGCTGTTGCGATACTCTTCGACCAGTCGGTCCACATCCTTTTCGTTCTCACTGAGGTTCAATTCGGCCTTTTGAAGCGCCAATCTCTTTCGCGCCCAATTGTAGATGTAGTTGTACGCGATCGAAGCGCTATCCTCCTCGGATAGGTTCTCCCCCAAAACCGACTCCAGTTCGGACCTCAACAGGTATTCATCTCCAACCCTCGCTACGGCATCCGAGTGATCGGTACCCTGAAAAAGCGTGCACGAGCTCAAGGCCAATGAGATTATTGAAACTAGTATGAGGACCGATTGCTTACACATTACTGGACTTGTTCCAATACTGTGGGGTAAACCTCATAAGCGTATTTCGCCCGAAGGCTTTTGATCCACTCAGCTTCGAGTTGATTCTGATAATCGGAAATGATGATCCCTCTGGACTCGCTCAGCTCTTTAGGCATGGGCTCCATGATTTCGAGTACTTCGATGACTTGGTAGCCTTTATCGGTCTTCTTAATAGTGCTGAATCCGAGTTTCCAATCTTCTTCGTCTCCAGGGAATTCGGCACTGGTGTACACTCCGTCTTCCACTTGATAAGGAAGCTCACTATCCGCATTGAGCTTTCCGGCAATGAAATCGCTGTCTTTTCCTTTGCTCAAGTACTTGAGCATGCGCTCGGCGACTTTTTCGTCGTTCGCGGTATGGATGCGAACACGAGCGCGCTTAGGCCACATGTACTTGGTCTTGTTGGTCTTGTTGGCCTCGTAGAACTCCTCTAAACCAAGGGTATCCTTTACTGCCTTGGACCAAACTTCGTCATCCATTAGCTCGAAAAGTAGAATTCCATCGCGGTACTCCTTATACAAACGGCGGAAATCCGGATACTTTTCTTCGAGGTGGTTATCCTCATAAGCCAATAAGGCCTTATCAACGAACTGATCGAAGGCCTCCTTGAGCATGGCCTCCTTGTCTTGGTTGATGCTGTTCGCATACTGGTACTTTCCTAGGTACTGTGCAAAGTGCATTTGTACGATCACTGTATCTCCAAAGGTCAGCACCGGACGAGTATATCCGTCCATGGTTTCGGGTTGCCAAGACTGGCGATAAAACGATTGATCTACCAACTTGTCGAATACTTTCAGGTTCTTTGCGTTCACAACCGGA containing:
- a CDS encoding peptidylprolyl isomerase; the encoded protein is MSLRSTNKFLSLLIFIAASTAGMTQPTGEVIDQVVAVIGGYKVLRSDVESQYIQYEQQGVAGPGLNKCQVFEDLMFEKLLLNQAEIDSVEVTDEQVKSEMDRRMSMLEAQIGGIQKLEEFYGQSVVEIKEEMRSSMRAQMTAQRMQQEVVGEIEVTPAEVRRFFRDIPHDSLPLINSEVEVAQIVKFPEVREEAKTAAMEELRGIKKRIEEGSKFSTMAILYSEDPGSSKNGGLYEGVKRGQFVKEFEGVAFALQPGEISDVFETQFGYHICQLEAKRGQEIDVRHILIVPKITPDDLQEAQNFLDSLKLIISDGILTFEEAAMEYSDDKNTRNNGGIMVNPATADTKFEISELDRSVYFTIEEVNVGEIAGPINYQTPNGQQGFRLVRLISRSQPHRANLKDDYQRLQMMAKQKKQQDITSEWVEDRLNDTYIRVMPNSYECNFQYNWKKNDL